The nucleotide window GTGCAGTGGATTCTGGAAACCCACGCCCACGCCGACCACCTGTCTGCAGCCCACTACCTGCGCAAACACCTGGGCGGCCAGATCGCCATTGGTGCGGCTATCACCGATGTGCAAAACGTGTTCAAGGGCATCTTCAACCTGGAGCCCGCGTTCCATCCCGACGGCAGCCAGTTTGACCATCTGTTCCATCCCGATGAAAGCTTTGCCATTGGCGAACTCCGCGCCCAGGCACTCGCCGTGCCCGGCCACACGCCCGCGTGTATGGCGTACCAGGTCAGCGACGTTGTGTTTGTGGGTGACACCCTGTTCATGCCTGACGTGGGCACCGCGCGCTGTGACTTCCCTGGCGGCGACGCGCCCACGCTGTATGCCAGCGTGCGCAAGCTGCTGAGCCTGCCGGGTGATACCCGCCTTTACATGTGCCACGACTATCCGCCCGATGCACGCGAACCCGCGTGGGAAAGCACCGTGGCCGAGCAGCGCGCCAGCAACATCCACATCCGTGACGGCGTGTCCGAAGCGGCTTTTGTCTCTATGCGCCGCAAGCGCGACGCGGGGCTGGCCATGCCCAACCTGATCCTGCCCGCGGTGCAGATCAACATCCGCGCCGGCGAGATGCCGCCCCCCGAGGCCAATGGCGTGGCTTACCTCAAGGTGCCTCTCAACGCGTTGTAGGCGAACTTACAAGCCAAAACAGGTACTAGCCCGCATGGGGATTGCGCAAGCAGCTATCAAACTGATAGTGAATCCAGGGCGCCTGTCGGGGACGCGTGGGCCGAGGGGTTCACCAGCGACTGCAATAGCGCCAGCCCCAGCGGCCAATGGCCAAAGCCGGTTTCCACATTGATGTGGCCGGCGTTTTGCAGGCGCACAAACTCGCTGCCCCATGCGCGCGCATAGGCGCCTGCGGTGCGTACTGGGCAAAACGGGTCATTGCTGCTGGCCACCAGAATACTGCGGTACGGCAGAGGCTGGTAGGGCACGGGCGCAAAGTCGGCCAGCACACCGCGCCGCTCGGGGTCGGCCGGGGCCACCAGCAATGCGCCCGCAATGCGCGCTGCTGTTTCATCGGGCAAGTGGGTGGTAGCGATGCAGCCCAGGCTGTGCGCCGCAATCACCACTGGGCCCGGTTGTTCCAGGATGGTGCGGCTGATGGACGCAATCCACGCCTTGCGCGACGGGGTGATCCAGTCGTCCTGCTGCACGCGCACGGCATTTGGCCACTGCTCCGCCCACAGGCTTTGCCAGTGGCCGGGGCCGGAATCGCGCCAGCCGGGAACAATGATCAGGGTAGACATGCGGCCGATTCTCGGCACGATGACTGCAAACCCCAACGAATACTTTGTTGTTTGTTTATGTCGGAATGAGCTGAGAGCCCGTTCAGGCGTTAACCGCGCTGCAACTGGCGACCCAGCCGCTCAAAGAAGCTGTCCACCGTGATCGCCAGCAGGCCCGTGAGCACGGCGCCCTGCAGCACATAGGCCGTATTGAAGCCCGAGAGGCCAATGATGATGGGCGCACCCAGGTTTTGCGCACCCACGGTGGAGGCAATCGCGGCGGTGCCGATGTTGATGGTGACTGAACTGCGCACGCCCGCAAGGATGATGGGCGCGGCCAGCGGCAACTCCACTTGCCAGAAAATCTGCCGCGCATTCAGGCCCAGACCACGCGCTGCATCCAATGTGGCCGCCGGCGTCAGCGCAAACCCGGCCAGTACGCCTTGCAGCATGGGCAGCAGACCGTACAACGCCAATGCCAGCAGCACCGGCTTTTCGCCAAAACCCATGAGCGGAACGGCCAGCGCCAACACGGCAATCGGCGGAAATGTCTGCCCCATGGACACCAGCGACTCCAGCGCCGGACGAAATGCCAGCCCCCGGGCCCGTGTGACCCAGGTGCCCGCAGCAAACGCCACCGCAAATGCAGCCGTGCTGGACACCAACACCATCTGCACATGGGCCCACAGCAAGCTCCAGAACGGCGCCTGTTGGTACATCGGGCGCTCCTGTTGCGGAAACACGGCGTGGAACAGCGGCTCCAGCGCTGGCAGTCCCAAGCTCAGGGCCACCAGCAGCGCAGCCAGTAGCAAGGGCACGGCATAAGCCGAACGCCAATGTTTCATGGCTGCGGGTCCAGCAGGTCGGCGAAGTGCAGCACACCCACCGCTGCGCCAGCGTCGTCGACTACCGGCAAGGATGCGCGGCCTTGCACCACAAAGGCCGATACGGCCTCGCGCAAATTCAGGTCTGCGGCAATCGGTTCACCGCTCGTCTGGTCCGGGCCGCGCATTTTTTGCCGCACGGTACCCAGTGCCAGGCGCTTGAGTCCCCGTTCCGCGCGGCCCAGAAAGTCGGTGACGAAATCATTGGTTGGTCGCGTCAGCAACTCCAGGGGCGTGCCCTGCTGCACCACCCGCCCGGCGTTGAACACCACCATGCGGTCAGCCAGGTACAGCGCCTCATCAATGTCGTGCGTGACCAGCACAATGGTCTTGCCCGAGAGTTGGTGGATGCGCATGAGTTCGCGCTGCAGGTCGACACGCGTCACCGGGTCCAGCGCGCCAAAGGGTTCGTCCATCAGCAGAATTTCGGGGTCACCTGCCAGCGCCCGTGCCACACCCACGCGCTGTTGCTGGCCTCCCGACAGTTCGTTGGGGTAGCGCCGTGCAAACTGCGGATCGAGTTGCAGCAGCGCCAGCAGTTCGACCACGCGCGCGCGCACTTTGTCCTCGGGCCAGCCCAGCAGGCGCGGCACCGTGCCAATGTTTTTTTCCACCGTCCAATGTGGAAACAGCCCCACCGACTGGATGGCATACCCCATGCGGCGGCGCAGGGCCTCTGGCGGGAGTGTGCGGATGTCCTGCCCGCCCAGCAGAATTTGGCCCTGGTCGCACTCGACCAGGCGGTTAAGCATGCGCAGCGTGGTGGACTTGCCCGAACCCGAGGGGCCCACCAACACCACCAGCTCACCGGTGGCGATGTGCAGGCTCAGGTCTTGCACCGCAGGGTGTGCACCATAGTTTTTGGAAACGGCTTTCAGTTCAATCATCAGTTTCTTACCGGTTGCCGGACCACCAGGTCCAGCGCCATGAACAGGGCCTGCGCCAGCCAGGCCAACACCACGATGGGAACGACGGCCAGCAACACCAGATCCAGTGCGCTGCTGAACAAGCCCTCAAACATCAGCGACCCCAGCCCGCCTGCACCAATCAGCGCTGCCACAGCCGTCAGGCCAATGGTTTGCACCAGCATCACCTTGAGCCCTGCCAGCACCACGGGCAGCGCCAGAGGTAGCTCGATCTGCCACAGCAGTTGCGCTCTGGACAGGCCCATAGCCAGCGCCGACTCGCGGATGTCCGCAGGAATATGCCCCAGCCCCGCGTGCACACTGCGCACCAGCGGCAGCAGCGAATACAGCGTCAGCGCCAGCACGGCAGGGGCCATACCCACTCCGTGGATGCCCCAGGCCGGCAGCAGCGGAATGAGCGCACCCAGCCAGGCCAGCAAGGCCATCAACACACCAAACAGCGCAATCGAGGGAATGGTCTGCACCATGTTCAGCAACGGGAAAATGCGCTGGCTCCACACCGGCGTGCGGTGCACCCATACGCCGAGCGGCAGGCCGGTGCAAACGGTCAGCAGCACGGTGTAGCCTATGATGCGCAGATGCTGCGCCAGCGCACGCCAGAAGTCTTCGTCACGCGCGGCGTATTCCTTGAGTGTGGAGAGACTGTCGAGCAGGCCACTGGCCAGCAGGCCCACGGTGCCCAGCAGCACCAGCGCCCACCACACCACCTTGTGTACCAGGCGGGCCTGTAACTGCCGCAGCACTTCGTGGGCCAGCAGCCACATCACCAGAACGACCACCCAGAAACCGCTGCCCAGCGCAGTGCGGCCCAAGCCCTGCGTCACCACATCGAGCTCTTGCGCGCGTGCGCCGGCCAGCAGCAAAAAACAAAAGAACAGGGTGGCCAGGGCCGACAGTGCGCTCCACAGGGGCAAGCGCCCCAGTTGGGGCCACAGGCAGGCCAATGCAAGTAAGGCTGTGGCCACTCCGGTGGCCAGCCACCACGGGGCCGACGCGTGGGCTCCCAGCGTGGCCAGCGTTACGCCCTGACCGCTGAGCAGGCGGTTGGGCGCCTCGCCCAGAAAAGGCAGCCATACCAATACTGCCACGCCCAGGAGGAGTAGCGCAGGCAACGACAGCGTCGCGGGTCGACGCAGCATGGGCAGGCGCTTATCTCTTGATGAAACCCTTGCTCTTCAAATAGTCGGCGGCCACCTTCTTCGCATCCTTGCCCTCCAGCGCAATTTGCGCGTTGAGGGTCTGTAGCGTCACGCCGTCCAGAGAGCGAAACACGGGTGCCAGCAGTTCGCGAATTTTGGGGTTCTTGGCCAGCACGTCGTCGCGGATGATGGGCGCGGGTGCGTACACCGGCTGGATGCCTTTGGGGTCATCCAGAATGACCAGGCCGAGCGCCGCCACCGGGCCGTCCGTGCCATAGGCCATGGCGCCGTTCACGCCCGAGGTGTTCTCGGCCGCGGCCTTGATGGTGACCGAGGTGTCACCACCGGCCAGCGCCAGCAACTGGTCCTGACCCAGCTTGAAACCATAGGCTGTCTGAAAAGCCGGCAGGGCGTCGGCGCGCTCAATGAATTCTGCCGAAGCCGCGAGCTTGAACTTGCCGCCACCGGCTACCCAGCGGCCCAGGTCGTCCAGTGTCTTGAGCTTGTTGGCAGTGGCCACATCCTTGCGCACCGCGATGGCCCACGTATTGTTGGCGGGTGAAGCCTCCAGCCAGGTGATCTTGTTTTTGCCGTCGAGCTGCTTCACCAGGTCAAAGCCGCCTTTGGCGCTTTTCCAGGCCGGGTTTTTCTCATCAGAGAAGAAGAAAGCACCGTTGCCGGTGTACTCGGGGTAGATGTCAATCTCGCCGGCCACGATGGCGCTGCGCACGATCTTGGTGTTGCCCAGGCGCACCTTGTTGTCGGTCTTGATGCCGTTCGCCTCCAGCACTTGCACAATGATGTTGCCCAAGAGCGCACCCTCCGTGTCAATCTTGGAGGCCACGCGCACGGGTGCGGTCTGCGCCCAGGTGGTGGGTGCCAATGCAGCCAATGCCAGAGCGGCCAGGGTGAGAGTGCGGCGCGTGCGTAGATAAGTCATGCGGATTCCTTGAACGGGTATGAAGCAACCCGCACGCACGGTACCCTGAATCGGGAAACCCTTCAAGTCGCCCTGGAAAGCGTTTGGATACCATCAAGGACATGCAGTCTTTCCTTCAGCGCCTTCAACACGGCAACCCCCGCAGCATTACCGCCATGCTGCTGGCAGTCATGCTGTTCTCCGTCATGGATTCCCTCATCAAGGCGTTGTCCACCCACTACCCACCCTTGCAGGTTGCGGCCATGCGCGGAGCGCTCACGTTGCCGCTGATAGCACTGTGGATTCAGCTGCGCGGTGCCTGGGGCGAGGTGTGGCGTGCCCGCTGGCCGCTGCACTTTCTGCGCGGTGCGCTGGTCATCACCATGCTGGTGTTGTTTACCTACGGGGTGCGGCACCTGCCGCTGACCAATGCCTACACCATCATGTTCTTTGCGCCGCTGCTCATCACGCTATTGGCATGGCCGGTGCTGGGTGAACGTGTGCCGCGCGCGCACTGGTGGGCCATCATCGGTGGTCTGGTTGGCGTGCTCGTGGCGTTACGTCCCAGCGCCGAGGGCTTTGCCAGTTGGGCGGGGCTGGCCGTGCTGGGCTGTGCCGTGTGTTACGCCGTGTCGGCCGTCGTCACGCGGCTGTGCAGTCGCACGGACTCCAAGGACAGCCTGGTGCTGTGGGTCATGGTGATCCTTGCCGTGGGCGCAGGGGCCATGGCCATCCCGCAATGGCGGCCGTTGCAGGCGGATCACCTCTGGTTTTGGTTGGGGCTGGCGGCCTCGGGTTTTGGTGCGCAGTTGGCCATTACCGAGGCGTTTCGCCATGGCCAGGCCAGCGCCGTGGCACCGTTTGAATACACCGCACTGGGCTGGAGCCTGGGGATCGACTGGGTTGTCTGGCAGGTGCTGCCGGATAGCTATACCCTGCTGGGCGCAGCCATCGTCGTGGGCAGCGGTCTCTATGTGTTGCGCCACGAGCAGGTGCACGCAACGGCGGAACATCCCTGAGTCGGTTGCGTACATGCCTTGCCGCTGCTCTGTAGGGCAATTTATGCGTCAAATCGTGCTCTAGCCCGCATTTAGACTGCGCAAGCAGCTATCAAATATATAGTGATTGGCGCGTTCAGAAGGGTGCGTCCCCGAGGATGGTGGCGCGGTGCATCACGCGGCGGTGCGGCAGGTAGTCGGCGGTGGCGTAGTGCTGGGTCAGGCGGTTGTCCCAAAAGGCTAGGTCGTACTGCTTCCAGCGCCAGCGCACGGTGAATTCAGGCTTGGCCAGGTGCACGCGCAGAAAGGCCAGCAGCGCATCACTCTCTGCCTTGGCCAGGTCTACGATACGGCTGGTAAAGCCCTCGTTCACAAACAGGCCGTGTTTGCCGCTGACCGGGTGGGTACGCACCACGGGGTGCGTTACCTCGGGCGACTTAGCCACCGCGGCTTCCCAGGTCTTGCGTTCTTCGGGCGTGCGCGCATACCGCCAGGCCGGGAAGGACTGCACAAAGCTGTGCTCGGCCCGCAGCGGGTCTAGAAACCGGCGCAGGGGTTCAGACAGCGCTTCATACGCTGCAATGCCGCTGGCCCACAGGGTGTCGCCCCCGTGCGGCGGCAACACGCGCGCCGACAGGATGGCGCCCAGCGGCGGCGTCTTGATGAAGGTCACATCGGTGTGCCAGTTGTCGTTGTCGGGCGGGTTGTCGTTGTGCGTGTCCAGCACGATGATTTCGCTCGCCTCCGGGTGCTGCGGGTACACCGGGTGGATGTGCAGCTCGCCAAAGGCGCGCGCCAAGTCGCGCTGTTGCACCGGCGTGACGGGCTGGTTTTCAAAGAACAACACGTGGTGCTGCAGCAGGGCTGTCTGCAAGGTGTCGCGGTCGGTGTTGCGTAGGGGTTCGGTCAGGTCAATGTTGCTGACCAGGGCGCCGATGGCAGGGCCCAGGGGGCGGATGTCGAGTGTCATGCGGGCGAGTGAGGGCAGGAGAAGCAGATGGGCCCAAGGCTATAACGCGGCGCACATTTCTCTTGCGCGTTATTCGCATTAGCTATTTCAAATTCATTCGACGACACGCAGCGCGTATATCAATACGCTCCATTCCAGACCCCCATGGGCTGTCTATCTGTTCTACGCAACCAAGGAATCGGACCAATGAAACTCACCAAAAGACTCTTCACCGCCGCCATCGGCGCTACCCTGCTGGCCGGTGCCAGCCTGGGTTTTGCCGCTGACAAAAAAGTCGTCATCGGTTACCAGACCGATGCGCTGCCTTCGTCGGTCGCCATTGCCAACGGTGACTTCGCCAAGGCCACGGGTTACCAGATTGACTTTCGCAAGTTCAACTCCGGCGCAGACGTGTTTGCCGCCATCGCGTCGGGTGACGTGCAGATCGGCTACGTGGGCTCCAGCCCTTACGCTGCTGCCACTTCCCGCGGTCTGGATGTGAAGGCCTTCTACCTGGCCTCCATCTCCGGCACCGATGAAGCACTCGTGGTGCGCAACGGCTCCGGCATCAACTCGCTCAAAGACCTCAAGGGCAAGAAGCTGGCCGCTGCCCCGGTCTCTACCGACCACTACCAATTGCTGGCACTGATCAAGAGCCAGGGCCTGACCGAAAAAGACGTGCAGGTGTTTGCCATTCCCCAACCTGAAATCGTGGCCGCCTACAACCGTGGTGACCTGGACGGTGGTTTTGTATGGGACCCGGCGCTGACCGAGCTGAAGAAAAACGGCAAGGTGCTGATCACATCCAAGGAAGTTGCTGAAAAAGGCGCGCCTACGTTCAGCGCCTGGGTGGCCACCGGCGCCTTCGCCAAAGAGAACCCAGCCTTCCTGAAAGCCTACGCCGGCGTGATCGAGAAGTACTCGAACTCGTTCGTGAAGGACAAGGCCGCCTGGGGACCCGATAGCGAGAACGCCAAGACCCTGGCCAAACTGCTGGGCGGTACACCGGCCGACTTCTCCGCAGCGCTCAAAAACCTGAACCTGGTGCCCCTGAACGTGCAAGCGTCGGACGCCTGGTTGGGTGGTGGCGAGAAATCGGGCGTGGCCCGCATCCTCAAGGAAACCGCCGCCTTCCTGAAAGAGCAAAAGAAGATCTCTGACGTGCTGCCCAGCTACGCAGCGTTTGTGACCACCTCGGCGATCACTGGCCCCGTGGTTGCACAGAAGTAAGAAAAGTAAGTAGAGACTATGCTCAGCGTCAAACAAGCCAGTGTCTACTTTGCCGGGCGGGATGGCCGCCCCGTGCAGGCACTGGACCGCGTCTCCCTCGACATTCCGGACCGCGGTTTTGTGGTGGCGCTGGGCACCTCGGGTTGTGGCAAGTCCACGTTGCTCAACGCGATGGCGGGTTTTCTGCCGTTGTCCGAGGGCAGCATCACGCTCAATGGGCGCCCTATTGAAAAGCCCGGTGCCGACCGCGGCGTCGTGTTCCAGAAAGACAGCTTGCTGCCCTGGAAAACCGTTGCCGAAAACGTGGCGCTGGGCCTGAAGTTTGCCGGCGCCAGCCGCGCCGAGCAGCGCGACCGCGCGCTGGAGCTGCTGCAGCTCGTCGGCCTGCAAGACTTTGCCAATGCAGCACCGTATGAACTGTCAGGCGGCATGCGCCAGCGCGTGGGCCTGGCCCGTGCGCTCGCTCCCGATCCCGACATCCTGTTGATGGACGAGCCCTTTGGCGCGCTCGACAGCATGACCCGCGAGCAAATGCAGGAGCTGCTGGTCTCGGTCTGGCACCGCACCGGCAAGCAGGTGTTCTTCATCACCCACTCGATTGAAGAGGCGCTGTTCTTGGGTACCCAGCTCATCGTCATGTCACCGCGGCCCGGCCGCATCGTGGCGCGGTTCGATCTGGACTTTGTCAACACCTTCGCGCGTGACGGTGATGCCCGTGCCATCAAGACCGCGCCGCAGTTTGCCCACCTGCGCGAGGAGATTCGCGCCATCGTCCACAACAACGAACACCACAGCGAACACCAGGAGGCCACCGCATGAGCGACCTTGCTATTTTGGGAACTGTCCTCCCACACTCTTCAGAATTTCCTGCCCGCCAGGCGGTGGCGCCACGCATTGTGAAGATGCGCAGCTTCGGCATTGGCGAAAAGTCCACCGTCACCATCAGCGTGGCCACGGGTGCCGCCTTGCTGCTGCTGTGGTGGCTGATCACCCAGGCCAGCCTGGTACCCAAACTGTTTTTGCCCACGCCGGCTGAAGTGCTGTCGCTGGGTGTGGAGATCTTCCGCGAGGGGTATGCCAACGCCACGCTGTGGGAGCATGTGTCCGCCAGCCTGGGGCGTATTTTGTCGGCCGCCGTGATTGCGGTGGTGCTGGGCATCCCCGTGGGCCTGCTGATGGGCCTGAGCCGCTGGGCCAAGGGCATCTTCTCCACGCCCATCGAGTTTTACTGGCCGTTGCCACCCCTGGCCTACCTGCCGCTCATGATCATCTGGCTGGGTATTGGCGAGACCTCCAAGATCGCGCTGCTCGCGCTGGCCATGTTTGCGCCCGTTGTGCTGTCGGCCCAGGCCGGCGTGCGCTCGCTGCCGCAGGAGCGCGTGAACGCGGCCCTGTCACTGGGCGCCACGCGCTGGCAGCTGTTCAAGGACATTGTGCTGCCCTCGGCCCTGCCCGAAATCCTCACCGGCATCCGCATCGCGCTGGCCGTAGGCTGGAGCACGCTGGTCGCGGCCGAGCTGATCGCCGCCACGCGCGGCATTGGTTACATGGTCATGTCGGCTTCGCACTTCCTCGCCACCGATGCGGTGTTTGTCGGTATCGTCATCATTGCGGCGTGTGCCTTTGCCTTTTCCTTCAGCATGCGTTTGCTGGAAGGTTGGCTGGTCCCCTGGAAGGGCAAGCAGTGAGCGCATGTCTGTGATGCAGGCCAACCAGTGGTGGTTGGCTGCGGCGATTGTCTGTGAAGTGATTGCGACCAGTGCGCTCAAGGCCTCCGATGGCCTGCAGCACTGGCGCCCCGCGGTGCTCGTGGTGGCAGGCTACGTCTGCGCTTTCTACGCGCTGGCGCAGGCCTTGCGCACCATCCCCGTCGGCGTGGCCTACGCCATCTGGTCGGGCGTAGGCATCGTCATGGTCTCGCTGATTGGCTACTGGCTGTTCAAGCAACGCCTGGGCACGGGTGAACTCGCCGGCATCGCCCTGATCGCCGCGGGTGTGATCGTGTTACAGATCGCCGCCTAACGCGGCGCCGATGCGTCACCAGGCCCAGAGCAGCACGCGGTGAGCCAGGCGTGCCGGCCGTGGCACGGCCAATGCACGCCGCACCCCATGCACCGGTGTGTGTGATGTGATGCGCCGCCCAAAGCGGCTGGTGGACACCAGGTTCCAGGATCCGGAGGTCACCGCCAGCACCCGCAGCAGGTTGCGCTGGATATCGTCGGCACTGGACAACTCGGGCGGGTACATGGGGTTTCTCCCTGCGCTCAGACCATCTGCGCCGGCAGTAGCAACAGGCGCACCGCCACGGCGGACAGTGCCACCCACAACACGGCTGCGCCCAGCGCCACCAGCAGCTCGCGCGGGCTGAAAGGGCCATCCTGGTTCAGCCCGACGAAATCATGTTCTTGCATGTAGCACCCCTTGCATTCTTGTTGTGGATGCCTGCATTGTGCGAAGCGGGGGCGCAAAGGGGAAGGAAGGAAACGGTACTACCTAGTGCGGAAAACGTTTAAGGCTTAGAGGCATGGGATGCGTGCAATCGATCCAAAGCAGACATCGCTAGACTAGTCACTTATGCCGATTCGAATTTCTGCACCCAGCGTCCAGTCTCTGAAGGTTCAGCCACTCGCGCGTGGGAACGTCCTTAGTCACGCAACTGCAACGGTAGCGAAGCTGATCGGCGGTGAACCCTACTTGTTAACGAATCGCCACGTGGTAACTGGGCGAGACAATGTGACTGGGGAATGTCTTGACAAGAATGCCGCCCTTCCAGACACACTGCGGGTTCATTTCTGGGCGCGCGGCCTATCGCATCAAGAGACTGTAGATATCCCGCTATATCTCGAAGGAAGGACGGACGATCAAGCTACTAGAACCTGGATCGAGCACCCCAGCTATATGCATAGTGCTGACGTGGTTGCATTGCACCTCCAAGTGCCTGCCGAAATAGAACTGATGCCGTATGTGCTTGACACGAGCATCGCGGAGGATCTAATCGAACCAAGCGATCACGTTCAAGTTATTGGCTTTCCGCTATCGGATAAAAATTCCTCACCTTTTGGGATATGGGTAGCAGGTTTTGTCGCAAGTGAGCCAGAGCTCAATCATCTCAATGCCCCATATTTCTTGATTGACTGCCGTGCGCGCAAAGGCCAAAGCGGCTCACCGGTTATCGTCGCCACTGGCGGTCACGGCCAGATGAAGCGAAAAGACGAGCGTCACTTCAACATCGCTTCGATCCACTTACTCGGTCTGTACAGTGGTCGCTTGGGCTCCGACACAGATCTAGGAATGGTCTGGAAGGCGTGGCTGTTGCGCGAGCTCTTGACATATGCACACACCGTGCGCGCGCAATCCTAAAATATCCGTTTTTGGTCCAAAAAGGTCATTTCAGTCCCGACGGCACATAAAGCGCGCGGCGAATCGTGGGGCGGAGACAGTCCGTTGCAAGTCGGCTCCAGTGCCCCAGTCAAGCTGCCACGTGGCATTTATGGGTTAAGGACCTCTTGAACCCAGTCATCCCAATTTGCGGCACCCAGGTCATCCTCGACGACGCCAGGATGAGCTGCAACCCACCAGTCTTTGATTTCAAGGTATTCCTGATGGGACACAGAGAAGGGCCGCCAGGCGCCCATTAGGTTGTCTTGGTCGCAGGGGTCATTGCCCGCGGCAAAGAACTCATTGAGAAAACCATGAGGAGGGAAGACCTTCGAAGCCCCAACGACACCAAAAATGCCAAAACGAACCGCCTCATTGGCGGTGAGAACTTCCATTGCAGAAAGAACAAATGCCGTCATGTCTACTCTCAAAGTGGATACCTACGTTTTTCTTGCGCGAGATGCCATCTCAGCGGCAATTCTGCCTTTCACGCATTACCTTCCTTCCCAATGAACTCAGGAATTAGCCGAACGTGACGCCTGGGGTGGAAGCGTTGTAGGGGGCTCCCTTACTGGAATGGGGTTTTCCAATGGCGGCGGTGCGTCCTGAGGCTGTGGCGGTTCAGGGATATCTGGTGGCAATGGCACAGGTCCTAGTGGCTCGGGCCAAGTATTGGCTGTGTGTTCGTTCAGGCAAATACCGTACGTCGTCATCATGGTGTCCTCCTAGCGAAAGCTATTTCCAAGGCTAGACGAGTAGAGGGAAATCATCCGTGCGATTGCATACGTTTAAAGAAGGAGTCTGAAGGACTATTGCAAGGTGAGACAAAGCACCCCTGAATTGAAATCGCTGATAACTATCATTTGCCAGTGCCGGCAAATGCCCCCAAGCAGAACAACCCCGACCGGGGGAGTTCTCAACAATCCGTCTACTC belongs to Rhodoferax saidenbachensis and includes:
- a CDS encoding taurine ABC transporter ATP-binding protein, with product MLSVKQASVYFAGRDGRPVQALDRVSLDIPDRGFVVALGTSGCGKSTLLNAMAGFLPLSEGSITLNGRPIEKPGADRGVVFQKDSLLPWKTVAENVALGLKFAGASRAEQRDRALELLQLVGLQDFANAAPYELSGGMRQRVGLARALAPDPDILLMDEPFGALDSMTREQMQELLVSVWHRTGKQVFFITHSIEEALFLGTQLIVMSPRPGRIVARFDLDFVNTFARDGDARAIKTAPQFAHLREEIRAIVHNNEHHSEHQEATA
- a CDS encoding ABC transporter permease subunit; amino-acid sequence: MSDLAILGTVLPHSSEFPARQAVAPRIVKMRSFGIGEKSTVTISVATGAALLLLWWLITQASLVPKLFLPTPAEVLSLGVEIFREGYANATLWEHVSASLGRILSAAVIAVVLGIPVGLLMGLSRWAKGIFSTPIEFYWPLPPLAYLPLMIIWLGIGETSKIALLALAMFAPVVLSAQAGVRSLPQERVNAALSLGATRWQLFKDIVLPSALPEILTGIRIALAVGWSTLVAAELIAATRGIGYMVMSASHFLATDAVFVGIVIIAACAFAFSFSMRLLEGWLVPWKGKQ
- a CDS encoding DMT family transporter codes for the protein MSVMQANQWWLAAAIVCEVIATSALKASDGLQHWRPAVLVVAGYVCAFYALAQALRTIPVGVAYAIWSGVGIVMVSLIGYWLFKQRLGTGELAGIALIAAGVIVLQIAA
- a CDS encoding trypsin-like peptidase domain-containing protein; amino-acid sequence: MPIRISAPSVQSLKVQPLARGNVLSHATATVAKLIGGEPYLLTNRHVVTGRDNVTGECLDKNAALPDTLRVHFWARGLSHQETVDIPLYLEGRTDDQATRTWIEHPSYMHSADVVALHLQVPAEIELMPYVLDTSIAEDLIEPSDHVQVIGFPLSDKNSSPFGIWVAGFVASEPELNHLNAPYFLIDCRARKGQSGSPVIVATGGHGQMKRKDERHFNIASIHLLGLYSGRLGSDTDLGMVWKAWLLRELLTYAHTVRAQS